The nucleotide window GTGCCGGACATCGCGGCAAATGTCCTGAGTCCGGAAGGGTTGGCAGCGCTGGCCGACCTCGACCCGAACAGCCTGCCGATCGTTGCCGGACAGCCACGGCTCGGTGCCTGTGTCGGGCACGTCGGCAAATTCATCTGCATTGGCCTGAACTACGCCGATCATGCGGCCGAGTCGAATATGGACGTGCCGAAGGAGCCGATCATCTTCGGCAAATGGACCAGTGCCATTTGCGGGCCGAACGACGACATCCAGATCCCCCGCGACTCGCTCAAGACCGACTGGGAAGTGGAGTTGGGCGTCGTCATCGGTAAGGGCGGACGCAACATCGATGAAGCGAATGCGATGGAACATGTCGCCGGCTATTGCGTCATCAACGACGTATCCGAGCGCGAGTGGCAGTTGGAGCGGGGCGGCACCTGGGACAAAGGCAAGGGTTTCGATACCTTCGGCCCCCTGGGGCCGTGGCTGGTCACCCGGGACGAAATCGGCGATCCCCACAACCTGGACCTATGGCTGGAAGTCGATGGGCATCGCTACCAGAACGGCAATACACGAACGCTGATCTTCAGCGTGCCGCAGCTGATCGCCTACCTGAGCCGCTGCATGAGCCTGCAGCCGGGGACGTGATCTCGACGGGAACACCCCCGGGGTCGGCTTGGGCATCAAGCCGCAACCGGTGTTCCTGCGCCCGGGGCAGACCGTGCGCCTGGGCATTACGGGGTTGGGGGAACAACGCCAGGTCACGGTTCGGGCGGATTGATCGGGCCGTTTGTTCGTGCGACTTGCTGCCAGTGATAACGGCCTGGACGGTAGCCTGGCTTAACTGACTGGCATGACCGCTGGCTGAACCTTGCGATGCACCCATCGCGCCTCGTCCTTGAGTTCAAGGACCTGCCAATGAATGTGCTCCAGCGAAGCGTTGTGGCTGACGCTGATCAGGATCGTCTGCGGCAGCGTCTGCTTGAGCAGCTGATAGCAACGCAGCTCGTTTGCCGCATCCAGTGCCGAGCTGCTCTCGTCGAGGAACAGCACCGTCGGGCGGGCCAGCAGGGCCCGGACGAACGCACAACGCTGCTGCTCGCCGACGCTGAGGGTCTGGGCCCAGTCTCGTTCTTCATCCAGTTGATCGCCCAGATGGAGCAGGCCAACCTGCTCCATCACCTGGCGCAGTGCCGCATCTTCTTCGCGCCGTGGCGGGTGGGGATACCAGAGCGCCTCGCGCAGACAGCCCAGCGGCAGGTAGGGCTTTTGCGACAGGGTCAGCGCCCGCTCCCGGTCATAGCGGCTGGTGCCACTGGCGTGGGGCCAAAGCCCGCTGATCGTGCGAAGCAAGGTTGATTTGCCATAGCCGGACGGCGCGCTGATCATCAGGCTGTCGCCGGGCTTGAGCGACAGGTTGAAGCCCTTGAGCAGTAGCCGGCCGCTCGGCAGCCAGACGTCCAGGTCCTTGATCTCGAGGCCGACGGCCTGCTGCTCGAGGCGGACCTCGGACTTGATTTCGAGGTGATCCAGGCGCTCCTGGAAACCGTTCAAACGGTCGATCACCGACTTCCATTCCGACAGTTCCGGAAACACGCTGACCAGGTAGGCGATGGCCGCGTGGACTTCGCCGAAGGCCGCGCTGATCTGCGTCAGGCGACCCAAGGGGAATGCGCCGGCGAAGAACTGCGGTGCCATGATGAACATGGGAATGACCGTGGCGCTGCGCAGGTAGAAGGTCGAGTAGCCCATGATCAGCTTCTGCTTCTTGACCAGCGCCCAGAAGTTTTCCAGCGCCGCCTCCAGGCGCTGGTTGAAGCGCTCGTTCTCCACCGTTTCGCCGCGGTATTGGGCCACCGAGTCGGCGTTTTCCCGCAGACGGATGAGGGCGAAGCGAAAATCCGCTTCGCGCCGTTGCTGCATGAAGTTGAGGCTTGGCAATGCGCGCCCGAGCCAGAACGCCAGGCCGGTACCCAGCAGGGCATATACCAGTGCGATCCACACCAGCAGCCCCGGAATGACCACCGACTGGTCGTCGAACGGCACGCTGACCAGGTTCGACGCCTGCCAGAGAATATTCAGGAAGGAGAACAGCGACACCACTGACGTCAACAATCCCAGGCTCAGCTTCAGCGACTTGACGATAAACAGGTCCACGTCTTCGGCGATTCGCTGGTCGGGGTTATCGACCTCGGTCTCGGTCAGTTTCAGCTTCTGGTAGCGCTGGCTGCCCAGCCATTGGTCGAGCATGTTCCGGGTGGCCCAGCGGCGCCAGCGTATGGTCAGTTTCTGCTGGAAGTGGAACGCGCCCACGGTGAACCCGGCCATGCCGACCTGCAGCAGGATGAATTGCAGGCTGCCGACGAGAAAACCGTGATAGTCGAGGGCCTGCAACGCGTTGTAGAAATGCAGGTTCCAGAAGTTGTTGAGAATGTTGATCCCCACCAGGCACAAGGTCATCAGCACGGTGCCCAACAACAGCAACAGGGCCGGGTATTTTTCCTCGGATGCCCAGAACGGCCGCGCGAGACGCCAGAAAGTGCGGAGTGTGTGCATGTGATCTTGGTAAGCCCGGTCGCTGACGACGTTGAGTTTGCAGATGAGGGAGGATAGGATCAGCAATGCTAATCGTTTGCATTAATTAGGGAAAGGGAGACCCGTCATCGAATTTCCAGAATGGCTCAATCAGGCCTGGCCGCCGATACAGCGGGTTATCCGGCAGGGTGCTGGTGATCAGCCTTCCATCGCGTTGAGCCGACTTTCCGACCCTGAGATCCTGCAACCGCTGCTGGCCCGCTTCGCCCTGCGTTATCCAGGGGTGAACCGCGCCGCCGTGGTGTCGCAGTGGTCGATGAACTACATGAGCGTTGTCCTGCCGGCGACCCTGGCCTGTGTGTTGACCCGGCAAGGCGTCATTGATTTCTGGGGCGAAGAGGCGGTGCTGTTGCACGATGACGGTCAGCCCTCGGCCCTGGGTCTGTCGGCCCGACTGCCGGCCTTGGGCCAGGATGAGCGCGCGGCCTACTGGTCGCGATTGATCCACGAGCACCTGGCACCGCTGTTCGCGACCCTGGCCGCCGCCGGTGGCCTGGCGCCGAAGATACTGTGGGGCAACATGGTTGCCATCTGGGATGGTGCGTTCGCGCGAATGGACCCCGACCTGTCCCGGGATGGGTTCGCCCAGGCGCACCAGTGGCTGGAGCCGGTCACGGTGAATGACGGGCGCCTGAAACTGCGGGGCCTGCAACGCATGGTCGAATCACCCGCGCCGCAGATTTGCCCGTGTTTGCCCTTGCGCCGGCATTGCTGCCTGCATTACCAACTGCACGAACCCGTCGAAGCCCAGCCGCCGGTGCTCTGCGAGTCCTGCCCGAAACTGCATCGCCTGCCCCTGGCGGAGCAGGTGAGTTACCTGCGTTACATCTATGAAGAGGCGTGAACCCCGCTAGCAGGGGAACGAACTGATGGGCCGGGCATTCCGTGGAACTGTACACCCGGTGAAGACTTTGCTGCGCGGCGTGGAGCCGAACTCATAGCTGGCCAGCGGTGCGCCGAAGCTGGCGGCGAAGCGCTTGAAGTCGATCGGGGTCTCCACGTTGAAGCCGCGAAACAGTACCCCGTCCACGGTGCTCAGCGCATGGAGCAGGCTGTCGTGCAGCGATGCGTCCAGATCGTGAATCGGCACATCCTCTTCTATCTTTTTCGACCTGTTACAAGGCCTGGAAGTGCTGCACCAAGCGCCTCCGTAGGACTTGTCTGTAGTGTTCTAGATCTTATACAGGACGACATAGAAGGTGCAAATGAGATGGATTATCAATACTGTTTATTTAACTTATTTTTTGGATTAGACTCCGCTCCGCTGGCACCAACAGCGTTCGGCCAGCTCAGAAAAACCAAAAATATCTGTCGCAGGGGTGCGGGGCTTGAATTTCAAGAAGAATACAATTGCGTTGGCTGTGGGGTCGGCAATCGGCCTTGGCAACTGTGCATGGGCGGCGGAAGAGTCCACTGTCGTGGAGATCGCTCCGATCACTGTGACGGGTGAGAAAATCAACCGTACGCTGGAGCAGACCCAGTCCAGTGTGGTGGTCGTTACTGAAGAAAAGCTGCGCGAGCATAACGACAAGAACCTGGTGGATCTGTTCGCTCGTACACCGGGTGTCTATAGCCAGGCCGACAATGAAACCTGGGGTATCCGTGGCGTGCCGGTGTCGGGTTTTGATGACCAGGGGCCGGCGACCATCAATGGACCTATCTCTGTGTATGTCGACGGTGCCGTGCAACCGAGTCGGGCGCTGACCTTAAGCCCGGTCCCGCTCTGGGATACCGAGCAGGTCGAAGTCTTCCTCGGCCCGCAATCCACTACCCAAGGCCGTAACTCTCTGGGCGGCGCAGTGGTGATCGAGACCAAGAAACCGACGTTCCAGCCCAGCTTCTCGGCGCAAACCAGTATGGGGAACTATGGTGAGCATGGGGCGGCCGTCGCAGGTGGTGGCGCGATTGTCGATGATAAGATCGCCGGCCGGATTGCCGTGGACTATACCGACGGCGATGGCTACATCCGCAACACCGCGCTCGATAAGGACGCCAACCCGCATCGCACCAGCAATGCCCGCGGCAAATTGCTGATTTTGCCCAATGATGACACTGACGTTTTGCTGACCTACGCCCATAGCGAACACCGCCAGGGTGACCGCTCGACGATGCGCGGCGCCGATGGCAAGCCCAGCTATTATGACATCTCGTCCGACACCGAGGCCTTCGATAATCTCAAACAGGACACCCTCAGCGCCAAGGTGGACTACCGTCTGAATGATGCCTGGACGCTGACGAGCGTGACCGCCAATACCAGCTCGGATTACAGTAATCGTCTGGACTTCGATCAGACCGCACTCAGTAATGACGTCATTCTGCGCAAGCACGAGGGTGATCTGTTCAGCCAGGAGCTGCGTCTGAATTACACCTCGGACACAGTGAAAAGTGTCGTCGGTACCTACTATGGGCATAACACGAACAAGTTCCATGATCGGTTACTGGCTACTGATCCCGTGGACAATGGCAGCGTCAAAGGTGAGACCAACATTGAGAACAAGGCGGTGTTCGGTGAAGTCAACTGGACGTTCGCTCCGCGCTGGACATTGATCACCGGCCTGCGCTACGACCACGAGACGAACGATACCGACGTCGAAGAAGATACCTTTTCCAGCGCAGCCCAAGTTAAAAAGTCGTTTGACGCTTTGCTGCCTAAACTCGGTATCGACTACGAACTGGCCACGGATCAATACCTCGGCTTCACTGTTCAAAAAGGCTATCGCGGCGGAGGCGTCAATGTACGCGCCGGTAGCGGTCACCAGGCCTATGACCCGGAATACACCACCAACTACGAGCTGTCTTACCGTGGTTCGTTCTTTGATAAGACGCTACGTACCCGCGCCAACCTGTATTACACCGACTGGAAGGACCAACAAGTCAGCGTGCGGCGCACCGGCAGTCAGTTCATTGATGTCTTCAACGCCGGTCGCAGTGACATCAAAGGCCTGGAGGCTTTCGTCGAGAAGGATGTCACCGAACAGCTGACGCTGAACATGGGTGGTTCCATCACCGATGGCAAGTACAAAGACTTCGTCACCGGTAGGGGGCAGGACATGAGCGGCGAATCGTTCCTTTCGTCGCCCAAGTACAAAATGTCGGTGGGCGGCGTATATCACTATGACGACCGCTTGATGTTCGGCACCGATGTTACCTATCAAAGCACTGCGCCTTCCGAATACGAGTTCGATGGCAGCGGCAAGGTCACCGGTGAGCGCCGGAGCGACAATTACGTACTGGTCAACTTCAACACCGAGTACAAGGTCACCAAGAACGTCGCCGTGTCCGCCTACGTGAAAAATGCGTTCGACAAGGAATACATCACCAACAACACCAGCGACGACGTCATCGACGTCGGCGCACCGCGCACGGTGGGCATGATCCTGCGCTACGACATGTAAGCCCAGGAGGCGTGGGAAGGCAGTCTTCCCGCGCCCGGTTTGCCGTGTCACGGATGTTCGGCTTCGAGCAGTCGGGCATCACCCCGGATGTCATCACCTTGTCCAAGGCCATCGGCGGTGGCCTGCCGCTGGCGGTGATGGTCTACAACGATTCGCTGGACACCTGGCAACCGGGTGCCCACGCCGGCACGTTCCGTGGCAATCAGCTAGCCATGGCGGCCGGCACGATCAACCAGCGCCGCGTTCGGCAAATTCCCAGGGCTTGCCGATATGGATGGCGAGCCCTGGGGAAGGGAGTCAGGCTTTTAATACCCGTACATTCTGAAAAGGACTATTCGCATGTACAAACCTTCAGTGTCTGCGTCTTGCGCCAAGCAAAAACATGGCGAGACAACGACCACTCAACACCCGCTCGAAGACGACCGTCACAACATCCGTGAGCTGCTGCGACATTACGGACTGCGCACCAGCCTGATCCGCCTCAAGGTCATCGATGCCCTGCTTGTTGCCGCCAGGGATGGACGCTCCATCACCGTGCGCGGGGTACACCATTACCTGGGGCTGTTTGCTGCCGAGTTGTCGCTCATCAGCGTGCGTGAAGTGCTCAGGCGCCTGTGTGAAGAGGGCGTCATCCTTTTTCAGCCTGACAAGAGCTACCGCTTTACCCGGGAGGCCAGCGCAATACTTGAACAGTGCTCGAGCCGCTGACCGGACCAGATCGTTAGGGTCCTTTCGATGCTTTCTTGACGTCAATACATAATTTTGTTAGGCGGTATCAAGCCCCCGACTTATGAGTCGATAGCCCTATGAGGTCCGACTGGTTTGTGTGGTTTCGTCGAGGGGTATGTCATGTTTAATAAAACGCTAAAAAGTGAATTGATGGCCAGGACAGCCGAGTTGGCAACCTACAAAGGATTGGTCGGCGCC belongs to Pseudomonas sp. B21-028 and includes:
- a CDS encoding ABC transporter ATP-binding protein/permease, which gives rise to MHTLRTFWRLARPFWASEEKYPALLLLLGTVLMTLCLVGINILNNFWNLHFYNALQALDYHGFLVGSLQFILLQVGMAGFTVGAFHFQQKLTIRWRRWATRNMLDQWLGSQRYQKLKLTETEVDNPDQRIAEDVDLFIVKSLKLSLGLLTSVVSLFSFLNILWQASNLVSVPFDDQSVVIPGLLVWIALVYALLGTGLAFWLGRALPSLNFMQQRREADFRFALIRLRENADSVAQYRGETVENERFNQRLEAALENFWALVKKQKLIMGYSTFYLRSATVIPMFIMAPQFFAGAFPLGRLTQISAAFGEVHAAIAYLVSVFPELSEWKSVIDRLNGFQERLDHLEIKSEVRLEQQAVGLEIKDLDVWLPSGRLLLKGFNLSLKPGDSLMISAPSGYGKSTLLRTISGLWPHASGTSRYDRERALTLSQKPYLPLGCLREALWYPHPPRREEDAALRQVMEQVGLLHLGDQLDEERDWAQTLSVGEQQRCAFVRALLARPTVLFLDESSSALDAANELRCYQLLKQTLPQTILISVSHNASLEHIHWQVLELKDEARWVHRKVQPAVMPVS
- the fhuF gene encoding siderophore-iron reductase FhuF — translated: MSRLSDPEILQPLLARFALRYPGVNRAAVVSQWSMNYMSVVLPATLACVLTRQGVIDFWGEEAVLLHDDGQPSALGLSARLPALGQDERAAYWSRLIHEHLAPLFATLAAAGGLAPKILWGNMVAIWDGAFARMDPDLSRDGFAQAHQWLEPVTVNDGRLKLRGLQRMVESPAPQICPCLPLRRHCCLHYQLHEPVEAQPPVLCESCPKLHRLPLAEQVSYLRYIYEEA
- a CDS encoding TonB-dependent receptor encodes the protein MNFKKNTIALAVGSAIGLGNCAWAAEESTVVEIAPITVTGEKINRTLEQTQSSVVVVTEEKLREHNDKNLVDLFARTPGVYSQADNETWGIRGVPVSGFDDQGPATINGPISVYVDGAVQPSRALTLSPVPLWDTEQVEVFLGPQSTTQGRNSLGGAVVIETKKPTFQPSFSAQTSMGNYGEHGAAVAGGGAIVDDKIAGRIAVDYTDGDGYIRNTALDKDANPHRTSNARGKLLILPNDDTDVLLTYAHSEHRQGDRSTMRGADGKPSYYDISSDTEAFDNLKQDTLSAKVDYRLNDAWTLTSVTANTSSDYSNRLDFDQTALSNDVILRKHEGDLFSQELRLNYTSDTVKSVVGTYYGHNTNKFHDRLLATDPVDNGSVKGETNIENKAVFGEVNWTFAPRWTLITGLRYDHETNDTDVEEDTFSSAAQVKKSFDALLPKLGIDYELATDQYLGFTVQKGYRGGGVNVRAGSGHQAYDPEYTTNYELSYRGSFFDKTLRTRANLYYTDWKDQQVSVRRTGSQFIDVFNAGRSDIKGLEAFVEKDVTEQLTLNMGGSITDGKYKDFVTGRGQDMSGESFLSSPKYKMSVGGVYHYDDRLMFGTDVTYQSTAPSEYEFDGSGKVTGERRSDNYVLVNFNTEYKVTKNVAVSAYVKNAFDKEYITNNTSDDVIDVGAPRTVGMILRYDM
- a CDS encoding fe2+ zn2+ uptake regulation protein; the encoded protein is MYKPSVSASCAKQKHGETTTTQHPLEDDRHNIRELLRHYGLRTSLIRLKVIDALLVAARDGRSITVRGVHHYLGLFAAELSLISVREVLRRLCEEGVILFQPDKSYRFTREASAILEQCSSR